Proteins found in one Flavobacterium channae genomic segment:
- a CDS encoding acetyl-CoA carboxylase biotin carboxyl carrier protein subunit, producing MSTNYKLLVNNAASFEVTEESLQNLDAVKLDASNFHVLKDNKPYKAEIVSADFISKKYTVKVNNNSYEVNISDALDELIKNMGIERGKTKVVNAIKAPMPGLILEINVTVGQEVKENDPLLILEAMKMENSFLSPRDGVIKSIAVEKGNAVDKGQLLIEFE from the coding sequence ATGAGCACAAATTATAAACTTTTAGTAAATAACGCTGCTTCGTTTGAAGTAACTGAGGAAAGTCTTCAAAATTTAGATGCAGTTAAATTAGATGCGTCTAATTTTCATGTACTAAAAGACAATAAACCTTACAAGGCAGAAATTGTTTCAGCCGATTTTATTTCTAAAAAATACACAGTTAAAGTAAACAACAATTCTTACGAAGTAAACATTTCTGATGCTTTAGATGAATTAATCAAAAACATGGGAATTGAAAGAGGTAAAACCAAAGTGGTTAATGCTATAAAAGCGCCTATGCCTGGTTTAATTTTAGAGATTAATGTTACTGTAGGACAAGAAGTAAAAGAAAATGATCCTTTATTAATTTTAGAAGCCATGAAAATGGAAAACAGTTTCCTTTCTCCTAGAGATGGTGTTATAAAATCTATTGCTGTAGAAAAAGGAAATGCAGTTGATAAAGGTCAATTATTAATTGAATTCGAATAA